One part of the Mycobacterium marinum genome encodes these proteins:
- a CDS encoding DHA2 family efflux MFS transporter permease subunit, translating into MPDTGQQGSSDQLDARLLKIAGVCVLGSMMAIVDTTVVTVAQRTFVSTFDSPQAIVAWTMTGYTLALAAVIPLAGWIADRFGTKRPFIASLLAFSAGSLLCALAPNISALIAFRVIQGLGGGMLMPLVLTMLTREAGPARLGRVLAVLGIPMLLGPVFGPVLGGWLIDRFGWEWIFWINLPIGLITVGLAAVVFPKDRPEPSESFDVIGMLLLSPGLATFLYGVSALPASGTIADRHVWLPAAVGLVLIGGFVLHALYRADHPLIDLRLFDNRVVTLANVAMFLFAASFFGAGLLFPSYFQELLGQTPMQAGMSMVPRGLGAMVTMPIAGALMDKRGAGKILMVGVGLIAAGMGLFAIGVSLNAAYLPTLVTGLTIMGLGMGATMMPLSAVAVQTLTPHQIARGSTLINVNQQVAASIGTALMSVILTSQFNRSANISAAHRIDSLRADAARSGVPVDQSLMPERASTPDFPLVLMHDLSHAYAVVFMVAVGLVALMFIPVAFLPKRPPAGRRKPPPQPATNSDTEVNR; encoded by the coding sequence GTGCCAGACACCGGCCAGCAGGGCAGTTCCGACCAGCTCGACGCCAGGCTGCTGAAGATCGCCGGAGTCTGTGTGCTTGGCTCGATGATGGCGATCGTAGACACCACGGTCGTCACCGTCGCGCAGCGCACTTTCGTCTCCACCTTCGACTCCCCGCAGGCCATCGTCGCCTGGACGATGACCGGCTACACGCTGGCGTTGGCCGCGGTGATCCCACTGGCCGGCTGGATAGCCGATCGGTTCGGCACCAAGCGCCCCTTCATCGCCTCGCTGCTGGCATTCAGCGCCGGGTCCCTGCTGTGTGCGTTGGCCCCAAACATCTCCGCTCTCATCGCTTTTCGAGTGATACAGGGTCTCGGCGGCGGGATGCTGATGCCGCTGGTTTTGACCATGCTGACCCGGGAAGCCGGTCCGGCGCGGCTCGGCCGGGTATTGGCCGTGCTCGGAATTCCCATGTTGCTGGGACCGGTCTTCGGTCCGGTGCTGGGCGGCTGGCTGATCGATCGTTTCGGCTGGGAGTGGATCTTCTGGATCAACCTCCCGATCGGGCTGATCACGGTGGGTCTTGCCGCCGTCGTCTTTCCCAAGGACCGCCCTGAACCTTCGGAATCTTTCGATGTCATCGGGATGCTGCTGCTATCACCGGGGTTGGCAACCTTCCTCTATGGTGTCTCGGCCCTGCCCGCAAGCGGCACCATTGCCGATCGCCATGTCTGGCTCCCCGCAGCCGTCGGCCTGGTGCTCATCGGTGGATTCGTGTTGCATGCCCTCTACCGGGCCGACCATCCGCTGATCGATCTACGCCTGTTCGACAATCGCGTGGTCACGCTGGCAAACGTGGCGATGTTTCTGTTCGCGGCGTCGTTCTTCGGCGCGGGGCTGCTATTCCCGAGCTACTTCCAGGAGCTGCTGGGCCAGACGCCGATGCAGGCCGGAATGAGCATGGTCCCGCGCGGACTGGGGGCGATGGTGACGATGCCGATCGCCGGCGCATTGATGGACAAGCGTGGGGCCGGAAAGATCCTGATGGTCGGCGTGGGGCTGATCGCGGCGGGGATGGGCCTCTTCGCCATCGGGGTCTCCCTCAATGCCGCCTATCTGCCGACCCTGGTCACCGGGCTGACGATCATGGGCCTGGGCATGGGCGCCACGATGATGCCCCTATCGGCGGTGGCGGTGCAGACGCTGACACCGCATCAGATCGCTCGGGGTTCAACCCTGATCAACGTCAATCAGCAAGTGGCCGCATCCATTGGAACGGCCCTCATGTCGGTGATCCTCACCAGCCAGTTCAACCGCAGCGCAAACATCTCCGCGGCGCACCGGATCGACAGCCTGCGCGCCGACGCTGCCCGCAGCGGCGTCCCGGTCGACCAGTCGCTGATGCCCGAACGGGCCAGCACCCCCGACTTCCCCCTCGTCCTGATGCACGACCTTTCGCACGCCTACGCGGTGGTGTTCATGGTGGCCGTCGGACTAGTCGCGCTGATGTTCATCCCGGTGGCATTCCTGCCGAAAAGGCCGCCAGCCGGCCGACGAAAGCCGCCGCCGCAACCTGCCACCAACTCCGACACCGAAGTCAATCGGTAG
- a CDS encoding PPE family protein, whose product MDFGALPPEVNSGRMYTGPGSSPMVSAASAWNRLASELSFTADGYERVIKALSGEEWFGPASAMMLEAITPYVTWMRTTAVQAEQAAKQAEAAVAAFEAAFTGVVPPPLIASNRMQLMTLMARNIYGQYTAEIASLEAQYAEMWAQDARAMYTYAGSSASATKITAFTPPPETANPAASALQSNATSTAAATAAGAAQSTLAGVISQLPNALTSLTSPIASALTSAASPATWIDWLVNWYLPISQLFYNTVGLPYFAIGIGSSLITSERALGLIGPEAEAAAAGAGAAEAAAGAAPAAVGGGAGPIAAGLGNASALGKLSVPPSWAGSGLDVPPSVSAGGPLASDIVNPPEASAPGSLLGGMPLAGGPGGAAAGAGPRYGFRVTVMARPPFAG is encoded by the coding sequence ATGGATTTTGGGGCTTTGCCACCGGAGGTGAACTCCGGGCGCATGTACACCGGGCCGGGCTCGTCGCCGATGGTCTCCGCCGCCTCCGCCTGGAACCGGTTGGCTTCCGAACTCTCGTTCACCGCCGACGGCTACGAGCGAGTGATCAAGGCGCTATCCGGCGAAGAGTGGTTCGGACCGGCCTCCGCGATGATGCTGGAAGCGATCACGCCCTATGTGACGTGGATGCGCACCACCGCCGTGCAAGCTGAACAGGCGGCCAAGCAGGCGGAAGCCGCGGTCGCCGCGTTTGAGGCCGCGTTCACCGGCGTGGTGCCCCCGCCCCTGATCGCGTCCAATCGCATGCAGCTGATGACCCTGATGGCGCGGAACATCTACGGCCAGTACACCGCCGAGATCGCATCCCTGGAAGCGCAGTACGCCGAGATGTGGGCGCAGGACGCCAGGGCGATGTACACCTACGCGGGCTCCTCCGCGAGCGCGACAAAGATCACCGCGTTCACCCCGCCGCCGGAAACCGCCAATCCCGCCGCCTCGGCGCTGCAGTCCAATGCCACCTCCACCGCCGCGGCCACCGCGGCTGGCGCGGCGCAGAGCACGCTGGCCGGAGTCATTTCGCAGCTGCCGAACGCACTGACAAGCCTGACGTCGCCAATCGCCTCGGCGCTGACGTCGGCCGCCTCACCGGCGACGTGGATCGACTGGTTGGTCAACTGGTATCTACCGATTTCCCAGCTGTTCTACAACACGGTGGGTCTGCCGTACTTCGCGATTGGTATTGGTAGCAGCCTCATCACCTCCGAGCGGGCGCTCGGGTTGATCGGCCCCGAAGCCGAAGCCGCCGCCGCCGGTGCCGGTGCAGCGGAGGCCGCCGCCGGCGCCGCACCCGCAGCCGTTGGTGGTGGCGCGGGGCCAATCGCCGCCGGGCTGGGCAACGCGTCGGCCCTGGGCAAGTTGTCGGTGCCGCCCTCCTGGGCGGGATCGGGCCTCGACGTGCCCCCAAGCGTGAGCGCGGGCGGCCCCCTGGCCAGCGACATCGTCAACCCGCCGGAGGCCTCCGCGCCCGGAAGCCTGCTCGGCGGAATGCCGCTGGCCGGCGGCCCCGGCGGTGCCGCGGCCGGAGCCGGTCCCCGCTACGGGTTCCGGGTCACCGTGATGGCACGGCCACCGTTCGCGGGCTGA
- a CDS encoding PPE family protein, producing the protein MDYGALPPEVNSGRMYAGPGAGSLLAAACAWDSLAAELHVTAAGYDSAISELTGIWWFGPAAESMVTAVLPFASWLSATASVAEQAGIQARAAAAAYEMAFALTVPPPVIASNRALLAALIATNWFGQNSAAIAATELHYAEMWAQDAGAMYEYAGSSAAASVLAPFSLPPQTSDPSGLARQAAAAANNSGTTVSRSSASLAGRSSAAARLGQQASSAAATTTPTWQELWIELMSSFTTAEGFVYDSGGFTLIALSIFGSLAWKSGETAAEGVAGAAGMGGFAAFSGGLAQFGGAPPIATAALASKVGPMSVPPTWPGSSAASTAFSAANSEVETIGLSGLITGVPPRNQGQAGRNFGRRYGARLRVMCRPPNAG; encoded by the coding sequence CTGGACTATGGCGCACTGCCTCCCGAGGTCAATTCAGGTCGCATGTACGCCGGTCCGGGTGCCGGGTCGTTGCTGGCCGCCGCGTGCGCATGGGACAGCCTCGCCGCCGAGTTGCACGTCACCGCGGCTGGCTACGATTCGGCGATCTCGGAGCTGACCGGCATCTGGTGGTTTGGTCCGGCCGCGGAGTCGATGGTGACCGCCGTCCTGCCGTTTGCCAGCTGGCTCAGTGCGACCGCATCGGTGGCCGAGCAGGCGGGGATTCAAGCCCGTGCCGCTGCCGCGGCCTATGAGATGGCCTTTGCGCTGACGGTGCCGCCGCCGGTGATCGCGAGCAATCGGGCATTGCTGGCCGCACTGATCGCAACGAACTGGTTCGGGCAAAATTCGGCGGCGATCGCCGCCACCGAACTTCACTACGCCGAGATGTGGGCGCAAGACGCCGGGGCGATGTACGAATACGCAGGTAGTTCCGCTGCTGCCTCGGTTTTGGCGCCGTTCTCACTGCCGCCGCAGACCAGCGATCCAAGCGGGCTGGCCAGGCAAGCCGCGGCAGCAGCAAACAATTCCGGAACGACGGTATCGAGGTCTAGCGCCAGCCTGGCCGGCAGGTCCAGCGCGGCCGCGCGACTCGGGCAACAGGCTTCCAGTGCCGCAGCGACGACGACACCGACGTGGCAGGAACTCTGGATCGAACTGATGAGCTCGTTCACCACCGCCGAGGGGTTCGTCTACGACAGCGGCGGCTTCACTCTGATTGCCCTGTCGATATTCGGATCGTTGGCGTGGAAGAGCGGAGAAACTGCGGCTGAGGGCGTAGCCGGTGCCGCCGGCATGGGTGGATTTGCCGCCTTCTCGGGTGGGTTGGCCCAATTTGGCGGGGCCCCGCCGATTGCCACCGCCGCTTTGGCCTCCAAGGTCGGGCCGATGTCGGTGCCGCCGACGTGGCCCGGTTCGTCGGCGGCGTCGACGGCGTTTTCGGCTGCCAATTCGGAGGTCGAGACGATCGGGCTATCGGGCCTGATCACCGGCGTACCACCGCGCAACCAAGGTCAGGCGGGTCGCAATTTCGGCCGCCGCTACGGGGCCCGGCTCCGGGTGATGTGCCGCCCCCCGAACGCCGGATAG